Proteins encoded in a region of the Candidatus Kryptobacter tengchongensis genome:
- a CDS encoding TPR repeat-containing protein, which produces MRLLDYKLPLLLILSIFPEFFALAQDYLDDGLYYYNRGLYYTAAGSFKRAIEDNPQNYRAHFYLANCYMKISEEERNSPTLIRKAIDEYLLALKIYPDFEDALFYLGIAYFKINDFHNASKCFDKVIQLNPKEIAAYYNIGLCFYNLKDFKKAKYYLEKYLVNKKKSDEYTENARALLKKISGENFNNVENEISLGSENIAYPLDYIYMNNITSYFNEDRGRYRKHLGVDIKAPAGALVYAIADGVVTWAWHDGGYGLKVMIDHGSLVTVYAHLSEISVNYGQKVRKGQVIGKVGDTGNATGSHLHFEVIKDGKYVDPLNFLGLR; this is translated from the coding sequence ATGCGGTTATTGGATTACAAATTACCGCTTTTGCTAATTTTATCAATTTTCCCCGAGTTTTTTGCTTTAGCTCAGGATTATTTAGATGATGGGTTATACTATTACAACCGGGGTTTATATTATACAGCAGCTGGAAGCTTCAAAAGGGCAATAGAAGATAACCCGCAAAATTACCGGGCGCACTTTTACCTTGCTAATTGTTATATGAAAATCTCGGAAGAAGAAAGAAATTCGCCCACGCTGATCCGTAAAGCCATTGATGAGTATCTTTTAGCTCTTAAGATCTATCCAGATTTTGAGGATGCCCTATTTTATCTGGGAATCGCTTATTTTAAAATTAATGACTTCCACAATGCATCAAAGTGTTTTGATAAAGTTATTCAACTTAACCCAAAAGAAATCGCCGCTTATTACAACATCGGACTTTGTTTTTACAATTTGAAGGATTTTAAGAAGGCTAAGTATTATTTAGAAAAATATCTGGTGAACAAAAAGAAATCAGATGAATATACAGAAAATGCAAGAGCTTTACTTAAAAAAATTAGTGGTGAAAACTTTAACAATGTTGAGAATGAGATAAGTTTAGGAAGTGAGAATATAGCATATCCGCTTGATTATATTTATATGAATAATATCACATCATATTTCAACGAAGATAGGGGGAGATATAGAAAACATCTCGGGGTAGATATAAAAGCTCCAGCTGGAGCTTTAGTATATGCAATTGCTGATGGAGTTGTGACATGGGCTTGGCATGATGGAGGTTATGGACTTAAAGTCATGATAGATCATGGCTCTCTTGTAACTGTCTATGCCCATCTTTCGGAGATAAGTGTAAACTATGGTCAGAAAGTCAGAAAAGGACAAGTTATTGGTAAAGTTGGAGATACAGGAAATGCAACAGGTTCACATTTGCATTTTGAGGTAATCAAAGATGGAAAATATGTTGACCCTCTAAATTTTTTGGGGCTTAGATAA